A window from Micromonospora profundi encodes these proteins:
- a CDS encoding ABC transporter substrate-binding protein, with translation MRRLPLRRMVTLATLAAVGAAALGSTAACGDDSEGAGGSSGPVTLRLGYFPNITHAPAVVGVEKGIFAEKLGADVKLESKTFNAGPAAIEAIFSGALDATYIGPNPTVNAFSKSKGEAVRVISGAASGGVALVVKPGINGPQDLKGKKISTPQLGNTQDVAVRYWLKQQGLTTTKEGGGDVKIVPQENAQTVETFNSGAIDGAWVPEPFVSRLINAGG, from the coding sequence ATGAGACGCCTCCCCCTGCGCCGGATGGTCACCCTGGCCACCCTCGCCGCCGTCGGCGCGGCCGCCCTGGGCAGCACCGCCGCGTGCGGCGACGACAGCGAGGGCGCGGGCGGCAGCTCTGGCCCGGTGACCCTCCGGCTCGGCTACTTCCCCAACATCACGCACGCACCGGCGGTGGTCGGTGTCGAGAAAGGCATCTTCGCCGAGAAGCTCGGCGCCGACGTGAAGCTGGAGTCGAAGACCTTCAACGCCGGCCCGGCCGCCATCGAGGCCATCTTCTCCGGCGCGCTCGACGCGACCTACATCGGCCCGAACCCCACAGTGAACGCGTTCTCCAAGTCCAAGGGCGAGGCGGTCCGGGTCATCTCCGGCGCGGCCTCCGGAGGCGTGGCACTGGTGGTCAAGCCGGGCATCAACGGCCCGCAGGATCTCAAGGGCAAGAAGATCTCCACCCCGCAGCTGGGCAACACCCAGGACGTGGCGGTCCGCTACTGGCTCAAGCAGCAGGGGCTGACGACCACCAAGGAGGGCGGCGGCGATGTCAAGATCGTCCCGCAGGAGAACGCCCAGACGGTGGAGACTTTCAACAGCGGTGCCATCGACGGCGCCTGGGTGCCCGAGCCGTTCGTCTCCCGCCTGATCAACGCCGGCGGCAA